The following coding sequences are from one Triticum aestivum cultivar Chinese Spring chromosome 5A, IWGSC CS RefSeq v2.1, whole genome shotgun sequence window:
- the LOC123104118 gene encoding uncharacterized protein, with amino-acid sequence MPEQIPSSFSSLGEATANPLLFLSPGEVTTQLARGWSCNVFLATRRQLQPWIGELQTMLRRVASGVYGSPDCYGELQPWIAGSWNRHPKELQPASLGAADDERRLASGYGGGAAMERTTQVLRAGTGARRSCGHRHRSCGRRHGKLQVRDTLLHARNWRETQESDNGEGRRPAARGGDRRDESGGASRAGASFVHGAMGMFPREEDTGEEGKRSGGSNFLNRTVLM; translated from the exons ATGCCCGAGCAAATCCCCTCCTCTTTCTCCTCTCTCGGCGAGGCCACAGCAAATCCCCTGCTCTTTCTCTCCCCCGGCGAGGTCACAACACAATTGGCGAGAGGGTGGAGCTGCAACGTCTTCCTGGCGACCAGAAGGCAGCTGCAACCATGGATTGGGGAGCTGCAAACGATGCTCAGAAGAGTTGCATCCGGAGTCTACGGGAGCCCCGACTGCTACGGCGAGCTGCAACCGTGGATAGCGGGAAGCTGGAATAGGCATCCAAAGGAGCTGCAACCGGCGTCCTTGGGAGCTGCAGACGATGAGCGGCGACTAGCTTCAGGCTATGGCGGCGGTGCGGCCATGGAACG GACGACACAGGTGCTGCGAGCTGGAACCGGCGCACGCCGGAGCTGCGGCCACCGCCATCGGAGCTGTGGCCGCCGCCATGGGAAGCTACAAGTACGGGACACGTTGCTGCATGCACGGAACTGGCGAGAAACACAGGAGTCCGAcaacggcgaggggcggcggccggcggcgaggggtGGCGACCGGCGAGATGAGTCGGGCGGTGCTTCTAGGGCAGGCGCATCGTTCGTCCACGGCGCGATGGGGATGTTTCCTAGAGAAGAAGACACAGGGGAAGAAGGAAAAAGATCGGGCGGCTCTAATTTTCTGAATCGCACGGTGCTGAtgtga
- the LOC123104117 gene encoding small heat shock protein, chloroplastic, protein MLQAVVSNPQPVAASLGLGTPCHPGRGSVRVRSTRNGSADNLDHLRRPPTATARQPRQGNGNPAPRRRVIQTSPFGLWDSFPDARTLDQMMRTMERIMDEADDDDGRRPFVVPGATVPPTAARRADDRRGRTPWEIKERAGDYLVRFDMPGMTREDVRVSVQDRTLVVVAEKAAKQREAVGEKDKDNEEDGEEEEAWPAASYGRYRTRVELPENVEVERIAAVVRDGVLYLSIPKVSPSGGKVVSIQVQ, encoded by the exons ATGCTGCAGGCGGTGGTCTCCAACCCGCAACCCGTCGCCGCGTCCCTGGGGCTGGGGACTCCTTGCCACCCTGGGCGAGGCTCGGTGAGGGTCCGCTCCACTAGGAACGGATCCGCCGATAACCTTGACCACCTGCGTAGGCCCCCGACGGCAACTGCTAGGCAGCCGCGGCAGGGGAATGGGAATCCTGCTCCGAGGAGGAGGGTCATCCAAACCTCGCCATTTG GGCTATGGGACAGCTTCCCGGACGCGCGAACCCTGGACCAGATGATGCGCACCATGGAGCGCATCATGGAcgaggccgacgacgacgacggccGTCGCCCCTTCGTGGTGCCTGGCGCGACGGTGCCGCCCACGGCGGCACGGCGCGCGGACGACCGACGCGGGCGGACGCCGTGGGAGATCAAGGAGCGCGCGGGGGACTACCTGGTGCGGTTCGACATGCCGGGCATGACGAGGGAGGACGTGCGCGTGAGTGTGCAGGACCGGACGCTGGTGGTGGTCGCCGAGAAGGCGGCGAAGCAAAGGGAGGCGGTCGGAGAGAAGGATAAGGATAACGAggaggatggggaggaggaggaggcgtggcCGGCGGCGAGCTACGGGCGGTACAGGACGCGGGTGGAGCTGCCGGAGAACGTGGAGGTGGAGAGGATCGCCGCGGTGGTGAGGGACGGCGTGCTCTACCTCAGCATCCCCAAGGTGTCGCCGTCCGGGGGCAAAGTCGTGAGCATCCAGGTGCAGTGA